The DNA segment CCTTAATGCTTCCGTCCATAATCATCTTCTTAAGCCCTTCTGGATATATGTCTAAACTATCAAATTGTGATACGTCAATCCATTTTACGTCTTTAATCACCTGGTGCTCTCTAGGCATATCAGGATCAGAACCTAACTTCAAATCACCACCTACAATTCTGCACTTAAAGTATGTAGCGTAGTAAATAAGGTATTCTTCAAGATAACAGACACTATCAGCCACCACATCGTATCCTGTCTCTTCCTTGCATTCCCTCACCAACGCTTCTACAAGGGACTCATTTTCCTCAACACGTCCTCCTGGAAAGACCCATCCTACCTCATTTTCCGTCT comes from the Thermoanaerobacterium sp. PSU-2 genome and includes:
- a CDS encoding NUDIX domain-containing protein; translation: MSDFRVCLLVSRGVIIKDGKVLLVKHQTENEVGWVFPGGRVEENESLVEALVRECKEETGYDVVADSVCYLEEYLIYYATYFKCRIVGGDLKLGSDPDMPREHQVIKDVKWIDVSQFDSLDIYPEGLKKMIMDGSIKDQNIRLPEIYR